In a single window of the Massilia oculi genome:
- the aroKB gene encoding bifunctional shikimate kinase/3-dehydroquinate synthase AroKB translates to MGAGKTTIGRLLARKLNRRFVDSDHEIEARTGATIPWIFEIEGEACFRRREADVIRDLSGQQGLVLATGGGAVLNPQSRALLAERGTVIYLRASIGSILQRTAHDKNRPLLQTADPRAKLEELWTQRDPLYREIAHLVIDTGRPNVQSMVQTILDQLAAQETARARRLARTSMNEQDHITLNVELGERSYPIAIGPGLLDDAALLARHIGGNKVAIVTNTTVAPLYLAKVAGHLRAAGRDVVEIVLPDGEEHKNWQSLNLVYDALLQHKCDRKTTLVALGGGVIGDLTGFAASSYMRGVPFVQIPTTLLAQVDSSVGGKTGINHPLGKNMIGAFYQPRAVIADTATLDTLPARELSAGLAEVIKHGAILDATFFDWIEANIEQLMAREPQAIAHAIARSCEIKADVVRKDEREGGLRAVLNFGHTFGHAIENGLGYGEWLHGEAVGCGMVMAADMSARLGLIEPAAVERVRALVRAAGLPAVAPDLGEARWIELMEVDKKNEGGEIRFILLKPLGSPSITTAPLDILRSTLAACSG, encoded by the coding sequence ATGGGGGCGGGGAAGACCACGATCGGTCGATTGCTTGCACGCAAGCTCAATCGCCGCTTCGTCGATTCCGACCACGAGATCGAGGCGCGCACCGGCGCCACCATCCCCTGGATCTTCGAGATCGAGGGCGAGGCCTGCTTCCGGCGGCGCGAAGCGGACGTGATCCGCGATCTCTCCGGCCAGCAGGGCCTGGTGCTGGCCACCGGCGGCGGCGCCGTGCTCAACCCGCAAAGCCGCGCCCTGCTGGCCGAGCGCGGCACCGTGATCTACCTGCGCGCCTCGATCGGCAGCATCCTGCAGCGCACCGCCCATGACAAGAACCGTCCGCTGCTGCAGACGGCCGACCCGCGCGCGAAACTCGAAGAGCTGTGGACCCAGCGCGATCCGCTGTACCGCGAGATTGCGCACCTCGTCATCGACACCGGCCGTCCTAACGTACAATCGATGGTACAGACCATATTGGATCAGCTGGCGGCGCAGGAAACGGCGCGCGCGCGCCGGCTGGCAAGGACATCGATGAACGAACAGGACCACATCACCCTCAACGTCGAACTCGGCGAGCGCAGCTACCCGATCGCGATCGGCCCCGGCCTGCTGGACGACGCCGCGCTGCTCGCGCGCCACATCGGCGGCAACAAGGTGGCCATCGTCACCAACACCACCGTCGCGCCGCTGTACCTGGCCAAGGTGGCCGGCCACCTGCGCGCCGCCGGCCGCGACGTGGTCGAGATCGTGCTGCCGGACGGCGAAGAGCACAAGAACTGGCAGTCGCTCAACCTCGTCTACGACGCGCTGCTGCAACACAAATGCGACCGCAAGACCACGCTGGTGGCGCTCGGCGGCGGCGTGATCGGCGACCTGACGGGCTTCGCCGCCTCGAGCTATATGCGCGGCGTGCCTTTCGTGCAGATTCCGACCACCCTGCTGGCCCAGGTCGATTCCTCGGTGGGCGGCAAGACCGGCATCAACCACCCGCTGGGCAAGAACATGATCGGCGCCTTCTACCAGCCGCGCGCCGTCATCGCCGACACCGCGACCCTGGACACCTTGCCGGCGCGCGAGCTGTCGGCCGGCCTGGCCGAGGTGATCAAGCATGGCGCCATCCTCGACGCGACCTTCTTCGACTGGATCGAAGCCAACATCGAGCAACTGATGGCGCGCGAGCCGCAAGCCATCGCCCATGCGATCGCGCGCTCGTGCGAGATCAAGGCCGACGTGGTGCGCAAGGACGAACGCGAGGGCGGCCTGCGCGCGGTGCTGAACTTCGGCCATACCTTCGGCCACGCGATCGAGAACGGCCTGGGCTACGGCGAGTGGCTGCACGGCGAGGCGGTCGGCTGCGGCATGGTGATGGCGGCCGATATGTCGGCGCGCCTGGGCCTGATCGAACCGGCCGCCGTGGAGCGCGTGCGCGCCCTGGTGCGCGCCGCCGGCCTGCCGGCCGTGGCGCCCGATCTTGGCGAGGCGCGCTGGATCGAGCTGATGGAAGTCGACAAGAAGAACGAGGGCGGCGAGATCCGCTTCATCCTGCTCAAGCCGCTCGGCAGCCCGTCGATCACCACGGCGCCGCTGGACATCCTGCGCTCGACGCTGGCGGCGTGCAGCGGCTGA